The Etheostoma spectabile isolate EspeVRDwgs_2016 chromosome 9, UIUC_Espe_1.0, whole genome shotgun sequence DNA segment AAGGAGAAGTTGTGTTAGAAAGTAGATACTTAAGGGGAAGGCCCATGAATGCTTCGTTACTGTTACACAATGTAGGTCAGTTACGTATATTACCTGTGTATTGTTTCTGTCTTTAAATGTGCTCTCCTTTCTTGTTCTTGAACAGAGAAACCAAACTGTTTGTGATGAATATGAAGGGAAGATGACAGATAGAACCCACTTGCAATTTTTTGTATGGGCAagaaaaactatatttttttcttagaaaaacattttggggGATTGGCATGGTTATAGTTCTATTTTCTCAAAGGTttattttttgtccatttttcagACCACACTAGCATGCTTTTGAAGCATttgttaaatgaaaattataGTGCAGCAATGCAATTAGAGCCTACTTTGCTGAAAGATTGAAATATATAATCATAAGTCTTTGAAAACTCCACTTTGAAGGACAAATGGGTTCAGCCACGAGTTTTGGTTTTGCACATATTTGAAAAGTGGTTTCTTGATTTTAGCGTTTGGCATTACTTTAGTACTTTCAAGATGCCTCAAATGTTAGTTCTCAGTATATTATGTGTTAATGGTTGATTTGAAAGTGGGTGGTCATGGTCTCATTGCCACTGCTTGTCTTATTGGATGTGGTTATGATCTGATGGTGCATGGATGGAGGTTAGTCTATTGTGCCATGCATGGTGATAATAAGAGCATGGAGTGACTATGGCGTGTCTATCCAAACCAACCACAACCACAGCTGTGTGATATGTACCAAAGCTTCTATCTGCAGGGAGGGGCACCTTTCCATCTGATTAGGAgagttcctgtttttctcttgtACTTTGAAGAAAAATTGTcagaaaaattgaaattgaatttgtttgtttttaaataaaggctTTTGTAAAAACTTAGTCTTGTGTTTCGCTCTTGTGAGTGCAAGTGAAATTCTTGCCACATCGTTTTGAGTCATGTTGCaaaacatttacaactttcttATTGTAGCACGTGTGTTGAAAGAGCCTTTCCCGTATAAGTTATCTTAGGGAAACTTGAGCAATATGATTTAATGTGATGTTGTAAAATCTGCGCAATGTCCTGGGAAAACTTGATGATCTTGATGCACCAGAAAAGTGGTGGATCACTGTTAAATATGAGAGTCAATTAGAGtttgtcaaaaatatatatatatatatatatatatatatatttgtagaGCAATTGTTACTTCTTCTAAAACTGTGAAATTGTATAATTCTGGGTTAGTGGGAAATTCTCACCGTTAGTTTGTCTCTTTTCAAGgtgatggaacagaagtgatgACAATCTCTCTGTTgcatatttctgtgtgtgtttgtgtgtgtgtgtgtgtgtgcatgcgcgatGTTTTTGGGTGTGGTGTGTCATTTTGGCATACTTCCCCTTAAGAAATCTGTAGTCAGCGACACCTTCTCACTCACTCAGCATCACCACCAGCTGCAGCCAGAGTAAGTATTCTCCACTGCACAGCATTCTCATCACTCTACAGCTATGATAATTACATGTGATGGATTTTATCCACACATAACAGGATGCAATTAAAATGCGTTTTTGAACAGATTTCATAATTACTTTCATTACCAACTACTACTGTTGGGAAACAGCAATAAGTTGTTGATTGTTCACatgtattctttattttaattaaaacaaaataacccTTGAAATAAAGCTTGATGTTTCTTTTGTCgtttttgattaatttttttgATTGATGTCACTGTAGAGAGGTttaggagaaaaaagaaaaacaactgatGTTTTTGCTATTTTGCAATTAATAATTCTTTATTAGTTAGTAGTGCAGCAATTCAGTCAGCACTGTTGCATGGAAATTTTAAGTAAACTTTTTCCAGCAATCTTGTATGAaaacaatgtgtgtatttccttCATGTAGTTATTTAAATGCCCTCTGCAGCGGCTCACTCATCCTGTGTTAACCACAGGAGGTGGAGTGTTGTGGCACAGGAGGGAGGCATTTAAATGATGCCTTTTAAATTGATTGAAGCACTTTAATAAGGATAAACACTGTACATTAGAGCGAGgagaattgtattttattttcacacagaTGCCGTATTGAAATTTCTTCTCCTTATGTCTTCtcagctgtgtgttgtgtggaagCAGAGCTCCAGTGGTTCGAGTGTGATGATAGCCTGTTTGATCACAGGAGTTCCACACTAATTCCCGTGCAGCTCGTACCAGCTCGGTTCCGCCTGTTCCTACCCACAGCCTTGATCTTGACCAGCCCAGCTGCTGCTATGAATGTCTTTTCAtccctcacctcctcctcatcctgccCACACTTGTACCACATACCCAGTTACCCCAGCAACATCACCATATCAAACGACACCACTGCAGCCAACGAGATCAACCATGTGATCTTGAGGCATTACAACCACACCGGCCGCCTGCAGAACAGGACCATCTCAAACACCCAGAACCACATCAGTGCCCCCATGGCCGTCTTCCTATTCTTCAGTATTTTAATCATCCTGGAAAATCTCCTGGTGCTTGTGGCTGTCATCTCCCGCATCCGCCACAGCCGACGCTGGGTTTACGTCTGCATTGCCAACATCACACTCAGTGACCTCCTCACCGGCACTGCCTACCTGGTAAACATTTGTATGTCTGGCAGCCAGACGTTTCGCCTCACCCCGGCTCTGTGGCTCTTCAGGGAAGGGATGCTGTTTGTGGCCCTGGCAGCATCCATATTCAGTTTGTTGCTGATTGCTGTGGAGCGTTACACCACTATGATGAAGCCACTGCCCCAGAAGTCAGCCCGGAAGACCTACTATAGGATCTATGGCTTAGTAGCACTCTGCTGGGTTTTGGCGCTGGTGATTGGGTTTCTCCCCTTGCTGGGCTGGAACTGTGTGTGCAGCCTGGACGGATGTTCCACCCTCCTTCCTCTCTACTCCAAGACCtacatctttttctctctcatcatCTTCTTCCTTATCCTCCTGGCTATCGGTGTGCTCTATGGTGCCATCTACTGCCATGTGCACAAGAGTGCACAGCTGGGTCCAAAGCGCAGTCGCAAACGCTCTTTGGATCTGCTCAAAACTGTGATCACCATTGTTGGGGTCTTTTTGCTTTGCTGGGGACCACTGTTCCTGCTGTTACTAGTGGATTTCTTCTGTGCCTCCCGCCAGTGTGCACTGCTTTTTAGCGCTGACTTTTGCATCTCCCTGGCTGTCCTCAACTCCGGCCTAAACCCCATCATCTACGCCCTGGGCAGCGGGGAGTTGAGGAAGGCTATTGCTGAgctgctgtgctgctgctgcctgaAGGCCGGCCTCTGTCACCCAGACAAATTCACATCCAAGGAGACCAGCAGCACCTCAGAGAGCAGGAGGGACAGTCTGAGGAACAGTTTTAACAAGGTTAGGAACCTGAGCGTGGCCTCCCCACCATCAACTCCTAACAAGCCTCGTAGGGCACCCCGAAAATATAGGCTGAGCTCCACCACCAGCTGCCTGTCAGTTTCAAGTGGTTAAACCACAACATGGTCCCCTCCCAAGCGAAAAAGACCTGTGTGCACTGATACACATCTAACCGTTTCCTCTGAGTTTTGGTTTGAATGTGCTTTGCCTGCAGGTACTTGCACTGATGATTGCCCACTGTCAGAAAACCTGTTAAATAAGAATTTATCCTGTGAtaagcaggttttttttgcattaccAGACATTCCTTTTTTCAATGCATTTGACACACTTTATTGATCTATTGTTGCACTGAAGGCTACATGTTGCTATTacccaggaaaaaaaagtatatttttttatagataTGAAGTCAGATTATGTACCAGAAGTATTATctaaaaaaagttgtataaaagTGAACATGAATAGGTATAATGAGCAGAAtagaaaaatatgtatatacgtgtattgcattgttttgtaaCATTTTGTGTAAGCCGGATGTTTGACTGTttgataaaaatataaataaagtttattttgcTTTATACATGAGTGCATGCTGTTTTCAGTATACTCCCTCTGCGTTCCTCTGGAGGGAGACACATCATCGCAGCCTTTACTGGCTGCTGCACATGGACCAGATGAATCAAAATGCTTCCACTTTTCCCaatctgaaaatatacattgcAGTAACCTCAACGCAAATTCTATGGTTTTCTAAATTCACCACATTGAATATATCCCACCACATTAAAATGGCATACTTTTATCTCTGCCCAAAAGAAGATGTTTGTTCACACATCACTTTCAGCATGCTTTGCAAAACTCTCATGTGACTGTACATGAGagaaaatattttgtaattCAGCTTTAACGCGTCTTTGTTGACCTGAAAAACTCTTCAAAAGGCCTTTTTGCAGGCTGCTTTCCCCTCCCTGCTTTTCTGACAGGATGACTGATTGAAGTTCAGTGCAGAGGAGGTGAGGGCTGGGACTGCAGCCCCAAGGCACACAAGGCCAGGGCTAATTGATAAATGCATTATGACAGTCTGGCTAAGACTGCATCATGACTGACTGTCTAAGGTTTTGCAGACAGTATGCACCTGTAAATTGTACAGGCTACTGTACTGCACGGTCCTGTTCTGTATGATATACTAGAACAACGGGTTTTGTCTTGACATGtaaaaatatttcacaaaaccaATGGTCTGCAGAGGCAGAGTATGCAAAGTGTGCTCACCAGCAGTTTCACTATTTAATTTCATGAAACTGCAATAGATCATAGCCACAAGGTGCGGTCAATACTGTATTGTTCCTACTTTCAGTACTTTACTTTCTAAAGTATCTATTTTTACACTTGAGGCCAGTTCTCACATCATATCTTACTGTAAAGAGATTACCATTTACATCCTTTAGCCCTATTTCTCTACTCCAACATTACTGTAAATACCCATGACTAATTACAGTAAGCAACAAGTTTTACTCAAAATCTCACCTAATTTGTTGCAGGGTGGTGTGGTTCGATAAGATTTGTTTGACATCAGCAAACAACCCACCGACTGTCATCAGATTAAAATGTTGCTGAATTGTGATTGGGGCTCAGGAGTATGTGACATCACCTTTTCAAACCACGaagtgtggtttgtgtgttgtgtgtggtgtgtgtttttgtctgctgtatgtgtgtgtgtggtgtgtgtgtgtgtgtgtgtgtgtgtgtgtgtgtgtgtgtgtgtgtgtgtgtgtgtgtgtgtgtgtgtgtgtgtgtgtgtgtgtgtgtgtgtgagagcttgtgtgtgtacgtgtgtgtttctttttaaactgaTAAGCAGAGCCAGTCTTGTTTGCTTTTACAGTATTGGCTCTAAACAATATTGTGCTTGTGCCCTCAAGTCAATCCAGGAATTATATTTGAAAGAGGTTTGTCCAATGCACCAAACAACTCCCAtcactatcttttttttttggatcaatttgAGAGTTGCAGGGTTCTGAAGGCGATCCCAAAATGCACTTGGTGAGAGAGCATGCAGACAGGTcgccaatgtgtgtgtgtgtgttgtgggtgtgtgggtgtgtgtgtgttgtttgtgtgtgtgtgtgtgtgtgtgtgtgtcatgttcaCAAAGAAAtgatgacaataaaaaagagAGGTCAAGATGGTGAAAATAtccttaaaggtgcaatatgtaacactgacagctagtgtttaaaatagttactgcagttcaaattcaaaatactggagagagtcgtctcccccgccccctcctccccagactctaAATTCACGGAGGTTTCCAGGCTGAGACCaaagcatccacaacaatgttgcaagaTGCtggtctcacatagccagacattactccacagcacagcggagtagctaacgttagatgctggttACATTGACAGTCATAGAAGCCCGTGCTCACACGGGGTCTGTCCTCAACTGAAAGACACACTTTTTTGGCATAGAATTATggtaggaaccgctaaaaacacaaaaacctcACCATCCTCTCCACCACACGGACAGGCACCTTTCCTAGGCTTAGAATTATGGCAGGAAccattaaaaataacaatacctTGCCGTCTTCTCCACCCGACTGAACACACGTGAGTGGCTTAGAATTACATCAACAATTGCTTCAGATTTACAgccccctctcttggcttaaaacatgttgtaaacagccgtggccaTCATGTCTCAATTACCATTCAATGCCTCACCAGTGATTACCAAGGGTTTGTcacgtctctggtcacgcaactgttagaaatatgacacttttttaggttgggtagaaatctatctccgttgatcctgtttgtttgtttgctgctgtcaTGGCTGTACTAATGTTACAGCTGTAGCGCGCTGGGTGT contains these protein-coding regions:
- the s1pr4 gene encoding sphingosine 1-phosphate receptor 4, translating into MNVFSSLTSSSSCPHLYHIPSYPSNITISNDTTAANEINHVILRHYNHTGRLQNRTISNTQNHISAPMAVFLFFSILIILENLLVLVAVISRIRHSRRWVYVCIANITLSDLLTGTAYLVNICMSGSQTFRLTPALWLFREGMLFVALAASIFSLLLIAVERYTTMMKPLPQKSARKTYYRIYGLVALCWVLALVIGFLPLLGWNCVCSLDGCSTLLPLYSKTYIFFSLIIFFLILLAIGVLYGAIYCHVHKSAQLGPKRSRKRSLDLLKTVITIVGVFLLCWGPLFLLLLVDFFCASRQCALLFSADFCISLAVLNSGLNPIIYALGSGELRKAIAELLCCCCLKAGLCHPDKFTSKETSSTSESRRDSLRNSFNKVRNLSVASPPSTPNKPRRAPRKYRLSSTTSCLSVSSG